One genomic region from Rhizomicrobium palustre encodes:
- the accD gene encoding acetyl-CoA carboxylase, carboxyltransferase subunit beta: MNWLTNFVRPRIKSLIGGDKSSTPDNLWKKCPACGEMIFHRDLAAALFVCPQCGHHMRIGAAERFAQTFDNGTFEELIPPEVAADPLRFRDEKRYADRLRDARSKTGRIDALSAARGLLDSLPVMVAVQNFDFMGGSLGMGVGESLVLSMQAAVDEGRPYILYVASGGARMQEGVLSLMQMPRVTIAVDMLRDANLPYIVVLTDPTTGGVSASYAMLGDIHIAEPGALIGFAGQRVTANAVREQLPEGYQRAEYLMAHGQVDMVVHRQEMRATLSRVLHLLMKKNKPHNVLPLAPRVIAGSAARVSGA; this comes from the coding sequence ATGAACTGGCTCACCAATTTCGTTCGTCCCCGTATCAAAAGCCTGATCGGTGGCGACAAATCCTCCACGCCCGATAACCTTTGGAAGAAATGTCCCGCTTGCGGCGAGATGATTTTCCATCGCGATCTGGCGGCGGCGCTGTTTGTCTGCCCGCAATGCGGCCACCATATGCGCATCGGCGCGGCGGAGCGTTTCGCTCAGACCTTCGATAACGGCACCTTTGAAGAGCTGATCCCGCCGGAAGTGGCTGCCGATCCGCTCCGTTTCCGCGATGAGAAGCGTTATGCCGACCGTCTGCGCGATGCCCGCTCTAAGACCGGCCGCATTGATGCTCTCTCCGCCGCGCGCGGTCTTCTGGACAGCCTGCCGGTGATGGTGGCGGTGCAGAATTTCGATTTTATGGGCGGTTCGCTCGGCATGGGCGTGGGCGAGTCCCTGGTCCTTTCGATGCAGGCAGCGGTGGATGAGGGGCGTCCCTATATCCTTTATGTGGCTTCGGGCGGCGCACGCATGCAGGAAGGCGTGCTCTCGCTGATGCAGATGCCACGCGTGACCATCGCGGTGGACATGCTGCGCGATGCCAACCTGCCGTATATCGTGGTCCTCACCGATCCCACCACGGGCGGCGTTTCGGCCTCCTATGCCATGCTGGGCGATATCCATATCGCGGAACCTGGTGCGCTCATCGGCTTTGCTGGCCAGCGCGTCACTGCCAATGCTGTGCGCGAGCAATTGCCGGAAGGCTATCAGCGCGCCGAATATCTCATGGCCCATGGCCAGGTGGATATGGTGGTGCATCGCCAGGAAATGCGCGCCACGCTCTCGCGCGTGCTCCATCTCCTGATGAAGAAGAACAAGCCGCATAACGTCCTGCCGCTGGCCCCTCGGGTGATCGCGGGCAGCGCAGCGCGGGTTTCCGGGGCGTGA
- a CDS encoding S41 family peptidase has product MPLNRRRVLTGAAALSTLSALPAAAEPVQGLPDHVSPRAIAGDLQIIREAYGALHPGLTRYLAPGEFDRLIDREIAWANRERSPAEVYLMLARLTAAIRCGHTFPNPANQRRTMQRELLGRADRLPFCAIFLQGRMVITDPLESGLPRGSEILEIDGIAVAQLLSEMLPLTRADGHNDAKRLAQLELHRGDRFAAFDVLRPLLHPTKTPGKVELVVRTPDNRRKSASLVLAEEGKRGTAAAQDPQYGWRFALEDCTGLLTMPDWSLYDAKWDWRGFLNGVADQLIAAKALGLVIDLRENEGGIDCGNVLLARLTDRPISPPPGRRLVRFRETPPSLRPLLDTWDLSFNRLGVGAPPVADRPSYFDLGAREGGEVLPVGPRFAGNVAVLIGPICSSATFQFAELVKRSARATLVGAPTGGNRRGINGGCFFFLKLPETGFEVDLPLIGYFPDSDEPDAGLAPDVFIAPTREDVAAGRDPVRAVAKRICAGAGHIFRARIICYTHD; this is encoded by the coding sequence ATGCCTCTCAACCGCCGCCGTGTCCTGACTGGGGCTGCCGCGCTCTCAACCCTCAGCGCCCTTCCTGCTGCCGCTGAGCCCGTCCAGGGCTTGCCGGATCACGTCTCCCCCAGAGCCATCGCAGGGGACCTCCAGATCATCCGCGAAGCCTATGGCGCCTTGCATCCTGGGTTGACCCGCTATTTGGCCCCAGGGGAATTCGACCGCCTGATTGATCGCGAAATCGCCTGGGCAAACCGCGAGCGCAGCCCAGCGGAGGTCTATCTCATGCTGGCGCGGCTGACGGCGGCGATCCGCTGCGGCCATACCTTCCCCAACCCTGCCAATCAGCGCCGCACTATGCAGCGGGAGCTTTTAGGGCGCGCCGATCGGCTACCATTCTGCGCCATTTTCCTGCAAGGGCGGATGGTCATCACCGATCCCTTGGAAAGCGGTCTGCCGCGCGGGAGCGAAATCCTGGAAATCGATGGCATCGCGGTCGCGCAGCTCCTCTCGGAGATGCTGCCGCTCACCCGCGCGGATGGCCATAACGATGCCAAGCGCCTTGCCCAGCTCGAACTCCATCGTGGCGACCGCTTTGCCGCCTTCGATGTCCTCCGTCCCTTGCTTCATCCCACCAAAACGCCCGGCAAGGTGGAGCTGGTCGTCCGCACACCAGATAATCGGCGCAAATCCGCTTCCCTCGTCCTAGCGGAAGAGGGCAAACGCGGCACAGCTGCGGCTCAAGACCCGCAATATGGCTGGCGCTTTGCGTTGGAGGACTGCACCGGCCTTCTCACCATGCCTGATTGGTCGCTTTACGACGCCAAATGGGACTGGCGCGGCTTTCTCAATGGCGTAGCCGACCAGCTCATCGCTGCGAAAGCCCTAGGGCTGGTGATCGACCTTCGCGAAAACGAGGGCGGGATTGATTGCGGCAATGTCTTGCTCGCCCGCCTCACGGATCGCCCCATTTCGCCCCCGCCCGGGCGCCGTCTGGTGCGCTTTCGCGAAACTCCACCTTCATTGCGCCCTCTGCTCGATACCTGGGACCTGTCCTTCAACAGGCTTGGGGTTGGCGCGCCGCCCGTAGCCGATCGCCCCAGCTATTTCGATCTTGGCGCGCGCGAGGGTGGGGAAGTGCTGCCTGTTGGCCCTCGCTTCGCCGGAAACGTTGCGGTGCTGATCGGGCCGATTTGTTCTTCCGCCACTTTCCAGTTTGCTGAGCTGGTGAAGCGGTCGGCGCGCGCGACGCTGGTTGGGGCGCCCACGGGCGGTAACCGGCGCGGCATCAACGGCGGCTGTTTTTTCTTCCTCAAATTGCCCGAGACAGGCTTCGAAGTGGACCTGCCACTGATTGGCTATTTCCCCGACAGCGACGAACCGGATGCGGGGCTCGCGCCGGATGTCTTCATCGCCCCCACGCGAGAGGATGTCGCGGCGGGGCGTGATCCGGTGCGCGCGGTGGCGAAACGGATTTGTGCCGGGGCCGGGCACATTTTCCGTGCCCGGATAATTTGTTATACACACGATTAA
- the pyrF gene encoding orotidine-5'-phosphate decarboxylase has translation MRFPNPVFVALDTPDLPRALELAESVKPYVGGLKVGLEFISALGPDGVKAMSGLGLPVFADVKFHDIPNTVAGAAKAIAGLGVSIFNVHASGGEAMMRAAVEAIAPFNPRPKLIAVTVLTSMDEAALDATGQKGPAKAQVARLAALVKKSGLDGVVCSAHELAMVREVAGPDFLTIVPGIRPAGAAIGDQKRVMTPAEARAAGADILVIGRPITGAADPAAAAQAIMEELGL, from the coding sequence ATGCGCTTTCCAAATCCTGTTTTCGTCGCGCTCGATACGCCCGATCTGCCCCGCGCTTTGGAGCTCGCGGAAAGCGTGAAGCCCTATGTCGGTGGTTTGAAGGTGGGGCTCGAATTCATCTCGGCGCTCGGCCCTGATGGGGTGAAGGCGATGTCGGGTCTCGGCCTGCCGGTTTTCGCCGACGTGAAATTCCACGACATTCCGAACACGGTCGCGGGCGCGGCCAAAGCGATCGCCGGTCTCGGCGTGTCGATCTTCAACGTCCACGCTTCGGGTGGTGAGGCGATGATGCGCGCCGCGGTAGAGGCTATCGCCCCCTTCAATCCGCGCCCCAAACTGATCGCCGTTACGGTGCTGACCTCGATGGACGAAGCAGCGCTAGACGCCACCGGCCAGAAAGGCCCGGCCAAGGCGCAGGTGGCGCGTCTCGCCGCCCTCGTCAAAAAGAGCGGCCTTGATGGTGTGGTGTGCAGCGCCCATGAACTTGCCATGGTGCGCGAGGTGGCGGGGCCGGATTTCCTCACCATCGTGCCGGGCATCCGTCCGGCAGGTGCCGCGATTGGCGACCAGAAGCGGGTGATGACGCCCGCTGAAGCCCGCGCTGCCGGCGCTGACATCCTGGTTATCGGTCGCCCGATCACGGGCGCTGCGGACCCCGCCGCCGCAGCCCAGGCGATCATGGAGGAGTTGGGGCTTTAA
- the trpB gene encoding tryptophan synthase subunit beta produces the protein MTTPNSYRTGPDESGHFGAYGGRFVSETLMPLIHDLEKAYEEAKADPAFHAELNGLLKHYVGRESALYFAERLTAHCGGAKIYLKREDLNHTGAHKVNNCLGQILLARRMGKTRIIAETGAGMHGVAAATVSARFGFPCIVYMGAVDVERQKPNVFRMKLLGAEVRAVSSGSKTLKDAMNEAMRDWVANVDDTFYMIGTAAGPHPYPGMVRDFQAVIGEETRRQMVEREGRLPDLVTACVGGGSNAIGMFHPFLDDADVEIHGVEAAGKGVDTPHHAATLTKGVPGVLHGQRSYLLQDDDGQIIEAHSISAGLDYPGVGPEHSWLRDTGRVKYFSATDNEAIDAFIALSKLEGIIPALESSHALAHVMRVAKTMPKDKIIVACLSGRGDKDANTVANVLGENL, from the coding sequence GTGACGACGCCCAATTCTTACCGCACCGGGCCTGATGAGAGCGGCCATTTCGGCGCTTATGGCGGGCGCTTTGTGTCCGAAACCCTGATGCCGCTGATCCACGATCTGGAAAAGGCCTATGAAGAGGCCAAAGCCGATCCTGCCTTTCATGCCGAACTCAATGGGCTTCTGAAGCATTATGTCGGCCGCGAAAGCGCGCTCTATTTCGCCGAGCGTCTCACCGCTCATTGCGGCGGCGCGAAAATCTATCTCAAGCGCGAGGACCTCAACCACACCGGCGCGCATAAGGTGAACAACTGCCTGGGCCAGATCCTGCTTGCTCGGCGTATGGGCAAGACCCGCATCATCGCGGAAACCGGCGCAGGCATGCATGGCGTCGCAGCGGCAACCGTCTCGGCCCGCTTCGGCTTTCCCTGCATCGTTTATATGGGCGCGGTGGATGTGGAGCGGCAAAAGCCGAACGTCTTCCGCATGAAGCTCTTGGGCGCCGAGGTGCGCGCGGTCTCCAGCGGCTCCAAAACGCTGAAAGACGCCATGAACGAGGCGATGCGCGATTGGGTCGCCAATGTCGACGACACTTTCTACATGATTGGCACCGCCGCGGGCCCGCATCCCTATCCGGGGATGGTGCGCGATTTCCAGGCCGTGATTGGCGAAGAAACCCGCCGCCAGATGGTGGAACGTGAGGGCCGCTTGCCCGATCTCGTGACGGCTTGCGTCGGCGGCGGCTCCAATGCCATCGGCATGTTCCATCCTTTCCTCGATGATGCCGATGTCGAAATCCATGGCGTCGAAGCGGCAGGCAAGGGCGTCGACACGCCCCATCACGCCGCCACCCTCACCAAGGGCGTGCCCGGCGTGTTGCATGGTCAGCGCTCCTATCTTCTGCAGGATGACGACGGCCAGATCATCGAGGCCCATTCCATTTCGGCCGGCCTCGATTATCCCGGCGTTGGCCCCGAACATAGCTGGCTGCGCGATACTGGCCGGGTGAAGTATTTCTCGGCCACCGATAACGAAGCCATTGACGCTTTCATCGCGCTCTCCAAGCTCGAAGGCATCATTCCGGCGCTGGAATCCTCGCATGCGCTCGCCCATGTCATGCGCGTCGCCAAGACCATGCCGAAGGATAAGATCATCGTTGCCTGCCTCTCGGGCCGTGGCGACAAGGATGCGAACACGGTGGCGAACGTGCTGGGGGAAAATCTATGA
- a CDS encoding Mur ligase family protein, whose product MIAGSDIVLERLLALHPKKIDLVLDRVQRLLAALGHPEKKLPPVIHVAGTNGKGSTCAFMRAMLEAQGLKVHVYSSPHLVRFHERIRLAGELITESELAALLEECEEVNGGQPITFFEITTAAAMLAFSRHKADAVILEVGLGGKYDATNVIEKPRAAVITPIGLDHAEFLGNDIAGIAAEKAGIIKKGVPVIIGAQEDLPRDVIVRRADSLGAPVVAFGQDFFAHQEHGRMVYQDMGGLLDLPMPKLFGRHQIENAATAIAALRQSDWVSDAAVEKGLRTVEWPARMQRLTHGPLVEFAPQGAEVWLDGGHNPHGGAAVARALADLEDRADKPLYLISGMLANKDATGYFANFRGLVRHVVTIAIPGEPGSLGAGALYDRVRAAGLEASPAEDVEDAMLQVAAMSRMDEEEAARILICGSLYLAGHVLTENG is encoded by the coding sequence GTGATAGCGGGCAGCGACATCGTTCTCGAGCGGCTGCTCGCGCTGCATCCCAAGAAGATCGATCTTGTGCTGGATCGCGTGCAGCGGCTTCTGGCGGCCCTCGGCCATCCGGAGAAAAAGCTGCCGCCCGTGATCCATGTCGCGGGCACCAACGGCAAGGGCTCCACTTGCGCCTTCATGCGCGCGATGCTGGAAGCCCAAGGTCTGAAAGTGCATGTCTATTCCTCGCCGCATCTGGTGCGCTTTCACGAGCGAATCCGTCTGGCGGGCGAACTCATCACCGAATCCGAACTCGCCGCTTTGCTGGAGGAGTGCGAAGAGGTGAATGGCGGGCAACCCATCACCTTTTTCGAGATCACCACGGCGGCGGCCATGCTCGCCTTTTCGCGCCATAAGGCCGACGCGGTGATCCTGGAGGTCGGTCTCGGTGGCAAATATGACGCCACCAATGTGATCGAGAAGCCGCGCGCCGCGGTGATCACACCAATTGGCCTCGATCACGCTGAATTCCTCGGCAACGATATCGCCGGTATCGCAGCGGAGAAGGCGGGTATCATCAAGAAAGGCGTGCCGGTGATCATCGGGGCACAGGAAGACCTGCCGCGTGATGTCATTGTGCGCCGTGCGGATTCCTTAGGCGCACCTGTGGTGGCTTTCGGACAGGATTTCTTCGCCCATCAGGAACATGGCCGGATGGTCTATCAGGACATGGGTGGGCTGCTCGATCTTCCCATGCCCAAGCTCTTTGGCCGTCATCAGATCGAGAATGCGGCGACCGCGATTGCCGCGCTGCGCCAATCCGATTGGGTCAGCGATGCGGCGGTGGAGAAGGGGCTGCGGACGGTGGAATGGCCTGCGCGCATGCAGCGTCTCACCCATGGGCCACTGGTTGAATTTGCGCCGCAGGGCGCCGAAGTCTGGCTCGATGGCGGGCATAATCCCCATGGCGGGGCGGCGGTAGCGCGTGCGTTGGCTGATCTTGAGGATCGGGCCGACAAGCCGCTCTATCTCATTTCCGGCATGCTCGCGAATAAGGATGCCACGGGCTATTTCGCCAATTTCCGCGGCCTGGTGCGCCATGTCGTGACCATCGCCATTCCGGGCGAGCCGGGCAGCCTTGGCGCCGGGGCGCTTTATGACCGCGTGCGCGCCGCCGGTCTGGAAGCCTCGCCTGCCGAGGATGTCGAAGACGCCATGCTGCAGGTTGCAGCCATGTCGCGGATGGATGAAGAGGAAGCTGCACGTATTCTCATTTGCGGCTCGCTCTATCTCGCCGGCCATGTCCTGACCGAAAACGGCTGA
- the trpA gene encoding tryptophan synthase subunit alpha yields MSRLQARFAELRAENRAAFIPFITAGDRDGAMTAALLERLPEAGADVIELGVPFSDPMADGPAIQAASLRALQSGMSLAKVLELVRGFRKTNKKTPLVLMGYYNPIHKYGTARFAKDAAEAGVDGLITVDLPPEEDDVLRLPANSHGVDIVRLATPTSNDARLKTILNGAGGFLYYVSITGVTGTKSFAEDAVKTAIARLKASTDLPCAVGFGIKTPENARAVATFADAAVVGSAIVDRIAGGAGLEDVVSYCAELAHAVHTARS; encoded by the coding sequence ATGAGCCGTCTTCAAGCCCGTTTCGCGGAGCTGCGTGCGGAAAACCGCGCCGCCTTCATTCCTTTCATCACCGCGGGTGACCGTGATGGCGCCATGACGGCTGCTCTGCTCGAGCGTTTGCCGGAAGCGGGCGCCGATGTGATCGAACTCGGCGTGCCGTTCTCTGATCCCATGGCCGATGGCCCGGCCATTCAGGCCGCCTCCTTGCGCGCACTGCAATCCGGCATGAGCCTCGCCAAGGTGCTGGAGCTGGTGCGTGGTTTCCGCAAGACGAACAAGAAAACGCCGCTGGTGCTGATGGGCTATTACAACCCCATCCACAAATACGGCACCGCGCGTTTTGCCAAAGATGCGGCGGAAGCAGGCGTCGATGGCCTCATCACCGTCGATCTACCGCCGGAAGAAGATGATGTGCTGCGTCTCCCTGCCAATTCGCATGGCGTCGATATTGTGCGTCTCGCGACGCCGACCAGTAACGACGCCCGTCTCAAGACCATTCTGAATGGCGCAGGCGGCTTTCTCTATTATGTCTCGATCACCGGCGTCACCGGCACCAAGAGTTTCGCTGAAGACGCTGTGAAAACCGCCATCGCCCGCCTGAAAGCGTCTACCGATCTTCCTTGCGCGGTCGGCTTTGGCATTAAAACCCCGGAAAATGCGCGCGCTGTTGCCACTTTCGCGGATGCCGCGGTGGTCGGCTCGGCGATTGTGGACCGCATCGCAGGCGGAGCAGGGCTGGAGGATGTGGTGTCCTACTGCGCCGAACTCGCCCATGCCGTGCATACCGCCCGCTCTTAA
- a CDS encoding phosphoribosylanthranilate isomerase, which translates to MALLVKICGVNASDSADAAVRAGADMVGLVFHPKSPRHLSFEAARSLADHLRGRVQLVTLIADADDEMIAGALAAVRPDFLQLHGRETPERAAALKSRFGVQLIKAFPIASAADFAPVAAFTDIADLFLFDAKAPEGLRPGGHGVAFDWQLLKGRAFPRPWLLAGGLSPANVGRAVILSGAPGVDVSSGVETAPGVKDTHLIAEFLSAARNPKLDLEEARS; encoded by the coding sequence ATGGCGCTTCTGGTGAAAATATGCGGCGTTAACGCCAGCGACTCTGCCGATGCGGCGGTGCGCGCGGGTGCCGATATGGTTGGGCTGGTCTTCCATCCCAAATCCCCGCGCCATCTCTCCTTCGAAGCGGCCCGTTCCCTCGCCGACCATTTGCGTGGGCGGGTGCAGCTCGTCACGCTTATCGCCGATGCCGATGACGAAATGATCGCGGGCGCGCTCGCCGCTGTTCGCCCGGATTTCCTTCAGCTCCATGGTCGCGAAACACCCGAACGCGCCGCTGCCCTCAAATCCCGTTTCGGCGTGCAGCTGATCAAGGCCTTCCCGATTGCGAGCGCCGCCGATTTCGCGCCGGTCGCCGCCTTCACCGATATCGCTGATCTCTTCCTCTTCGATGCCAAAGCGCCTGAAGGGCTTCGTCCCGGCGGGCATGGCGTCGCTTTCGATTGGCAGCTTCTGAAGGGCCGCGCTTTCCCGCGCCCTTGGCTTCTGGCGGGCGGTTTGTCGCCTGCAAATGTCGGCCGGGCCGTGATCCTTTCCGGCGCCCCCGGCGTTGATGTCTCATCGGGGGTGGAGACTGCGCCAGGGGTGAAAGACACTCATCTGATCGCAGAATTTCTTTCCGCTGCTCGCAACCCTAAACTTGATCTTGAGGAGGCGCGCTCGTGA
- a CDS encoding DUF805 domain-containing protein translates to MHYLFGFSGRINRAKIWLFILISLVVEAITFVIAAKGFKWTGFWDAFTAQTAVRRDVDWLALPWPHLDTPLAWGSLAAIVVIFVLLTWASLAVMVKRLHDRAKSAWWLLLYWGAPLVVSMAQQCPIVRSWIYAEPKIPAVTWAVLGTSLAVFALDIWIFIDLYCLRGTKGENDYGPDPLEKA, encoded by the coding sequence ATGCACTACCTGTTCGGGTTTTCCGGGCGCATTAACCGCGCCAAGATTTGGCTTTTCATCCTCATCAGTTTGGTGGTGGAGGCCATTACTTTCGTCATTGCCGCTAAAGGTTTCAAGTGGACCGGCTTTTGGGATGCGTTCACCGCACAAACTGCGGTGCGGCGTGATGTCGATTGGTTGGCGCTGCCTTGGCCGCATCTCGACACGCCCCTTGCTTGGGGCAGCCTTGCCGCCATTGTGGTGATTTTCGTCCTGCTGACCTGGGCCTCGCTTGCGGTCATGGTGAAACGCTTGCATGACCGCGCGAAGAGCGCTTGGTGGCTGCTGCTCTATTGGGGCGCACCTCTGGTCGTTTCGATGGCCCAGCAATGCCCAATTGTCAGAAGCTGGATTTACGCCGAGCCGAAAATTCCGGCTGTGACCTGGGCTGTTCTGGGTACAAGCCTTGCCGTGTTTGCGCTCGATATTTGGATATTCATCGATCTTTACTGCCTGCGCGGCACCAAAGGCGAAAACGATTACGGTCCCGATCCGCTGGAGAAAGCATAA